A stretch of DNA from Channa argus isolate prfri chromosome 7, Channa argus male v1.0, whole genome shotgun sequence:
aaaaaaaaaaatagaattaatCAGTTAAAAAGAATTTGCCAAAGAGCTTACCGTGACTTTATATAAAACTACAGCATCAACATTCACTTTGGCTTAAATATATTTAAGCTgttattattagtgtgattaaaaaagagaaggaTAGATGACAATGGAAAAAGATCCTAGGCTGCATGGAAAAGGCTGATGGGAGATCCCCATcagaatttaaatgtattgttattgttatgtgAATTAGCAAGTTGCATGCTTTTGACAGAATAGGATCTCTGATTTGTTTGtcctttactttttgtttttgttaatgacTTTGATTATTGTAAAGATAAAGCCAGATGTCTGTCTCTTTGGAAAATGTgctacagttttgttttatttccataCTGCTCCTTGTAAATGGTGTtagtgtttcacattttattcaggTGAAGATCCAGGGCCAGAACAAGGAGATGTTGGCCACAGCCTGCCAGATGTTCATGGGCAAATCTGAGACTGAGATTGCTGAGATTGCACTTGAAACACTGGAGGGACATCAGAGAGCAATCATTGCACATTTGACTGTGGAGGTTTGTAGTTTGGAGTGTTTGGTTTATCATTAATTACTAGCTTAACCGCTAAGTGAAACGTCTACTTTATACTGTATCTGATTATTGTAATGAATATATTGATCTCCCTGTGCAGGAGATCTACCAAGACCGTAAGAAGTTCTCTGAGCAGGTCTTTAAAGTGGCATCTTCTGACCTGGTCAATATGGGAATTGGTGTTGTCAGCTACACGCTCAAAGATGTTCATGATGATCAGGTACTTTTTCTCTGTTCAGATGAATTTTCTCGTATCAAATATTTGATGCTCAAAACACCATAAATACTATAGCAGGGGGACTCTGTACTGTCACTCGAAGCCCACATCTTCTATATGACAGCTTTTAGTTTTGGATAATGTTATCTGTTACAGTAATGCAGTCAGATGATTGATATTGACTCACGGTCTGTGATTCAGCCCCATTCTGCAACCCCTCTGAGCACTACTGATAAATCAGGCCTAAGTGCTTCTGTGGTAACCACACCAtctattgtttgtgtgttgcctAATGCACTACCTTCTTTCTGACTGTTCCTACTGTCTTACCTCATAGTTGACTGTCACTAatgtcctgtctctgtctctcttgctCTGGCAGGGCTACCTTCAGTCCCTGGGCAAAGCCAGAACAGCCCAGGTTCAGAAGGATGCAAGGATTGGAGAGGCTCAGTACAAACGGGATGCAGTCATCAGGGTGAAATGtcctcttttgttctttttacatcatgccactttttttttctcattatacAGATTATCTCAAAGTATAAATAATTGATCTATTGATCTATTTCTGTCTTGCTGCTTTGGAATTACAGGAGGCCCATGCTATGCAAGAGAAGGTGTCTGCTCAGTACCAAAATGAAATTGAGATGGCAAAAGCCCAGAGGGACTATGAACTAAAAAAGGCCGCCTATGATGCAGAGGTTAATACTAAGAAGGCTGAGTCAGAAATGGCCTATCAGCTTCAGGTACAGCAGTCACTTCCAGTCATTGGTTTGTGATGTGTTCCTTAATAGCCTTTTTAagaggttgtttttatttgataagAGCATTAAATGTGTTGTGATTTACCCAGTCTACCCAACCTGTACAGCCCTAGTCATAGGCTGGTCATGTTCCAATAAAACCAATCCAGATTGTAGATCATGGCAGTGATTGAAAGCTACAGTAtgcccccccccgcccccccccctttttttttaagaacaccTTTTATAGAATATATGCTCCAAATCTTATTCTACCTTGGAGAGGTTCTATCAAATCTCCCAGTGACCCAGATTTACAGAGCAGCACTGGAAATAGTGCTGAGATAGTGGTTTCCAAGTTATTGAAGCCTCAGAATGGTCAGAGAATTTCAATAATTTCTTCATAATCTTCATGAAAAAGCTCCATTCATACCCCAAATGGTGAAGGCAGAGAATTGTGACATTTTGCaagtttttcagcatttttatatattgtatatttaaaaggACCAGGCTGTGCACAGTGACAGGGAAGCTGAGCAAGGAAGGGATCAGTTGAACGGCATGGATTCCTTTTGAGTTTCATGTTACTGCTACCTTAGTTAGctaattttagatttaaagttaatgttggattttaattttttattttttgcttacCTTGTCAGGTGGCCAAGACCAAGCAACGCATTGAGGAGGAAAAGATGCAGGTTCAGGTGGTGGAGCGAGCACAGCAGATTACTCTGCAGGAGCAGGAGATCATCCGCAAGGAGAATGAGCTAGAGGCTAAAGTTAAGAAGCCtgcagaagcagagaaataccGGCTGGAGAGGCTAGCTGAAGCACAGCGGTGAGTACTAGAGGATCTCATATGTCTCTGAAGAGAGGTAAACAGTTTACAGTAACACGAGAGTGGGCATCTGTGCTATTAAGCTCggtctctcttctctcctgcaGCCTCCAACTCATTATGGAGGCTGAGGCCGAGGCTGAATCGATCAAAGTAAGAACTGCCATGTTTCTCTGTCCTTactgtttcactttttgttaGCCTCTGTGAGAAGTGTTCTTTGTGTGATCGGAGATATTTATATCACTACAGTCTTTAAAAGTAGTCTTGcctatttttcttttaagacaTGTAATTTATGTGTGCTTGCAGATGAAGGGTGAGGCAGAGGCTTTCGCCTTGAAGGCTAAGGGTCGTGCTGAGGCAGAACAGATGGCAAAAAAGGCAGAGGCCTTCAAGCAGTACAAAGATGGAGCAATGGTGGACATGCTGCTGGAGAAATTGCCACTGGTAAGTTTGTCAAACCCTAAATGGTGAAAAAACGTAGACAGCATAACAGGAATATGGCATTTTTATCTTAAAAGTGCGAGATGGAAGCCCTCCtcaatgaaaaatacaaaatgctcgTTGACCCCTGTGATTTGTCTTGTCCTGTAGATGGCAGAGGAGATCAGCAAGCCACTAGCAGCAGCTCAGAAGGTCACCATGGTATCCAGTGGTGGCTCAGAGGTGGGAGCCGCCAAGCTTGCTGGAGAGGTGCTAGAGATTATGACCAGGCTGCCTATCGCTATGGAGAAACTCACTGGAGTCGACATCTCCCTGGTACGCTTATGTAGGataaatcaataatttaagACTGAGCGACTAGTACACGTGAAAATAACCTCATGTTTCCTTCACTGTCTTCACAGTTTGCAGGAAAGACCGGCCGTGTGCATTAAGAAGAGAGAGACAATAGAAGGAATCGGGAAAGGTGTCACCATAGTTCAGATCTCTTTGTGCCTGTTTTCCTTCTGGTtgactgtgtgcatgcatgtttttCACCTGTCTTCGTCCTTTATCTAAACAggagtggattttttttattcgttttttttttttttttttaactgacaaCTAAGGCAGCTCTAATAGATTTAATTATTGACAAAGCTGTCTGAGTCAGTCATAGTCCAAATGCAAGTTCCTGTCGTGGTCATTTTATACTTGGACCTTAAGTATGcaagttttttacttttttgccgCTATCAGCCTCATTATCCCCACATAAGGGACTGGGTCAAAAACTGTTGTTAAATTTTTATTCTAGACAATGTTTATGACTGCAGTTATTTCTGTGCCTTGTATTCATTAATTGCTGCTGAGCTCTTTATCACAAAATCACCTCAAACTTTGTGTGTCTGGATGAATTATTACTGTCCCATTATCACGGCCaagctttgtgtttattttacacttCACATGGTAACTTCAGTCATTAGGAAGAATCAAAGTTGGCATGTTGGTAGTTTATGCCACGTCTTTATAGTACCTGACTACTTTACTGGGCTCAAAATCATATCAGCCTCAAAGttagtgttttctttgtgtttagaAATGGAGAAAGGATGTGGTTGATTGAAACAAGCTATCTGGGTTTCCTGTTGAAAGCAATGAATGTATGTCGTGGTTGGAAAAGACACTGCTGAAATTTGTCTCTATTGCAGTAACTTGGCACTAATGACATGAAGGATCATCACTAATTGACATACCAACCTGTTTTGATGTGCTTACTGCCTCAACATAcatgtttataatttgtttattttatttttctttatgtaaTGACTTTCCATTGTAATGTAATGCTGGGTATTATATAGTTTGGCTTACATTAGGCCTTGAAGCTGTGTGAGGTTTTGAACAGCAGTACAGTGCTTTTGATAGAGAGCTCTTCTTTTCAGACCTTTCAGTGACTGTCCAAACTTTTCCAACAGCCAAGCCTTATTCATTGTTACCGACAAGTGCCTGGTCAAAACTCCACTGCAGTCAAGGCAAGTTAAACCAATTACACTTTTGTCAGGGAAACGTTTCTCAACTAAccaactattttattttatttttttaaactaagcaATTTATTAGTCAAACGGGTGTAGAAAATTAAAACCAGACTCTACTGCTTTTATATACACTTATAACTACTCTTTTACTGTTCTTAAATGTGTTGTTGCATGTCTGTTCCTGGTTATATAATTTGACTCAGCCGGTAGTGtgaaatattcaaaatgtatCTGTAGATAATATGTAGACAATAAAACAAGGTTTGATTCCTGAAATCAACCTgttaatctgttttattttttagcagtGTCATTTGATTCAATGTGGAGCACACAACTTATTTGAAAAGGttaactttattaaaacatcTACAAAAATAGACGAACACAATGAATTACAATGGCATCAAGGTAGCAAGCATTCTACAGAGATACAGAAGACCAAGAGTTTTCCTTATTAGTAACGGAAATAATTCTATGTACATCCTATAATGTCAGGCTTGAAAGACAAAATTATGAAATCATACAAGACTGCCCagttacatacatacagtatatataaaaatatgggTTTAGTTGAACTACAGTGCATCAAAAATGACTCAAATGGCACAACCATTTACAATCAGTAAACTTATTACTTGGTAATCTTGATAATCTCAGGTCTGATTTACAGTTGTATACAATTAATAAGGTAGACCAATTCTACCATGGTCAGTTTAATTTACTTAAACAATGCAGAGATGTTGCAATTCGAGATCAGCATTCCCCTTTCAGTCCCATGCTGTTTGTCAAAATACAGTAATGTATTTGAATGAGTGAAGACATCTCAACACACCGAACATTTCAGAACAAATGGTTTTCATACACTTAAAATGAGATGAATTGATGGTGccattccatttttttaaataatattttacatcGAATGGTTAGGCAACGCCTTTTGAGAGGGGGTTAAAAAGGCAAATTCcttataaaataaatctgatgCATTTTGATCTCCCTtggcaaatattaaaaatatcactGCAGGTAAAATGCTTCTGAATCCACACTGACAGGAATCATTCAGGCCTTCCACAGAGAAGCGTTTCATCATGGCTGGGGGATATGCATTTGGGATTTAAAGTGCAGCTGGTTGTGGAATTTTACATCTATTCTTTGTATCTGGGTTTAACCTAGACACAAAAATTGTCAAAACACCTGAGCAGGAGCATCTGAAGCCGTCCTGTCCACCCAGGCTGGCAATAGTCTCTCTGCTTGTAAGTTTGGGGGTCTCATCGGTAGCAGCAGACTCTTCTGTGCCCTTTTCCTCAGGCTTTAAGTCCATTTGGCACCTGGGatattgtcttttttcccctctgtggCTAAAAGATGTGGCATTCAACATCCTGTTTGCTACAAGAAGGTTGGGGGTGAGCACAAACTTCACACGATCACATTGCAGAATGGGGTTGCTGTTGTCTGCTCCACATGGTTTGGCAATCCAgagggcgactgtggtgcaggaggtagagcggtcatgcACCGATCCcagagttgttggttcgatccctgggtCCTCTGGTCATGTGTCGAAGATtgcttgagcaagacactgaaccccaccttAGTAGCTCCCGGTGAATgttggtggagctgctatgcagctggccatcggtgtgtgagtgtgaatgggtgaatgagaagcagtgtaaagcgctttgagtactaattggtagaaaagcgttaagtgcagaccatttaccatttcacatTAGTCCAGAGTATCTTAGATTTACAGCTGTTGACGTGGGTCACTGAAGTTTTGGGGCTGAGATACGGAAGATTGATGAGATACGAAAGATTGGTAAGATCTCCTCGTCATCCAAGTTCTACATGATTTGCCATCTTAAATGATTAGGTACTAGGTGTCTTTTCTTAAGCTTGTTTGTGTCCGAGAAATATTCATCTTACTGATTTCAAcaatttttatgtttgcagtACGCTATACATACTATAAATACTAAGACCGTTTCATTTCTGAACAACAGAAAAGTTCTCACGTAATTCATGTGCACCATTACATAGTTTGACACACTGAATCTAGTGATGAGTTTTCATATGAATGAAGATTGACTTGCTAATACAGTCATAGTTTTGAgaatttgatttcatttagtttcttCAGTTTGAACTTTACAGCACTTAATCACCAGTTAAGTATCAGAGAAGAGAGAACGTTTCAGACTGCACCCACCACCAACCACTGAAATTACTGCCACCTATCTACAGCTAGGGTTAGTTTTACCCTTGGATTTGGGGTCTGAAGTGGAAATAAACCGAACCAGCGGTGTCTCAGCCCCATCCACCGAAAAaaatttactaaataaaaaagcaatcaACCCACTCTCCCCTCTCATCCACCTCTGCTATGCAGccccactaccaccaccatATTATCTCACCATAGCTAGAATACACAAACAGTTTCCCCCTCTTTATCGTCACAATTCTCTAATTCTCTCTTTAAACCATGTTCATGGCGTCTTCGGTGAGGAAGGAGTGGATGTAGGCAAATGATGGGCGGAGCTTGCAGTCTCTGTTCCAACAGCTCAACATGAGTTCATAGAGACCCTGAGGACACACAGGCGGTCTGCTCAGGTAGCGCTGGAGGGAGAAAACAGGAGACAGATGAGTCATGTAGTCTGATCTTTTACAAACACTAAAGGTACTAAGAACAACCACTTTAAATACAGCAAGCCAAGGTTTGTAGTGGTTAAGTGAGTTTGGCAATTAGTACATTattatgcccccccccccccccgaaaaaaaaaaaaaatagataaatcaCAGAAGTAAAACTAAACAGAGGTTTATATTATAACTGTGGCTGTAGAGCAGCCACTAAAGGGCCTCAATCCAAGGTGGGTTTTTTCCGTAAGATTGATTTTGTCCACTGAGCAGCCTTAACCAGTCTGAACACTTCCagtttatttattcaatatttattcATCCGATGTGTAGAGTAGTACGTTAGTCACATATAGTGTTTGCAATGTACCTGAGAAAACTGAATTCTCAAACTCCTTACAGCTAACGTGAGTAAATATTGaactttactttgaaatttgaaaaaaataaaataaaaataaatctgctcTGGTTCTGCAGGGAAACTGATAATAGTCATGTTAAGTACATGACACTTGTAACTCAATACAGTGTATGAACACATagtgcagtgtttgttttaggGTCTTGAAAGGTTCTTTACAAAAATCTGTGTGTTGAATAGGATTTTTCACACCAGTGCGTCTGATGTATGTGTGTTAGGCACCTGTCTGTCCTGGTCTCTGAAGAACTCCCCAGCGTTGTCGATGACTTGTTCGTCTGTGAGGCTGGAGTATGGCTGCTCCTGACACACACTCAGCATCTCCCAAAGAGTGACCCCGAATGCCCACACATCACTGGCTGTAGTGAACTTACCCTgggaacacacaaacacagagtttGCACCCTGTACCACTCAGTACATTGCTTGTAACCCATTCAAGCCTGCGGATAATCAACAACTCTTCTTCTAAGATCTTCAGAAATTTCCTTTGTTAAGAGCCATGACtcactttttcttcttcttcaaaacCAGTGCTGTGAAGATAAGACCTCGACAGTGAAGACCCAgaattttattctttaaataaagCAGGGCCTCTCAGACTCACTCACATAGTTTTGTCACATGCAAATATGTCTAATTTCTTTCATTCAGTTCCATTATCTACTTTTGGAACTtgcataaaaaatgtaatcacattttAGATCATATTTATGATGAACAGaaaacattctttaaaaaaataaaataaatcttttaagcTTTGTATATGTATTTAGTTGAGTCTGATCAATTAATGTAAATATCAACCATCACTTtcagaggcacacacacacacaaacaaacacacacaccttaccaTTAGTATACACTCCCAAGCCATCCAGCGTATTGGTAGCACAGCTCTGCCCTGAATCCTGTAGTAGTCTCCAGCATACAAATTCCTGCTCATGCCAAAGTCTGCTATCTTGATGTGACGCTCGCCGCCCCGATCGTCTCCACTCTCACCTCTCTCACCTCCGACCAGACAGTTACGTGTGGCCAGATCCCGATGCACAAAATTGAGAGAGGACAGGAACTTCATGCCTGATGCAATCTGGCTTGCCATGGAGATGAGGGCCGGATAGCTGTGGGAAAAGGTGACAGGTGGGggtaataatattaaaaaaaaagaaaagaaaaaagaatcaaactattactgtgtttgcagttacaggtgcaagtgtgtgtgccCATTTGTGTCCTACCTGATGGTGGAGATGTTGTGTGAAGGCCCCGTCTTGTCCAGAAGCACTCGGTTCGACAGATACTGGTTCAAGTCTCCGCATTCCATGTACTCTGTGACCATACAGAGGGGGtcactgctcacacacactcccagcAGCCGGATGATGTTTGGATCCTTCAAGCGAGACAAGATTTTTACCTCCTTCAGGAAGTCATTTCTAACAGGGAGAGAAGGAAGCATGAATTACATTAAGAAGATGGAAGGCTAATAAACCGAAGGGAAAACTGGTGAGTCAGGAGAAGGAACCAAAGAGGAAATGAAGGCGAATAATGCAGAGTCTGGATTCCTTCTTTGACCTAATGTTCAAAGAAATTTTCAACAACACTTTTAAAGTAACCCCCTCAGCCAATCGTGAAGATTGCTTATTCTCCTAAGAATCAACAAATTTATGGGGCTTTCGACCTCATTGGTTTGTTTTGCTGATCAATAGGTTTGTGTAGCTCTGGCTCTCAAACTCCCATATAGGCTCATGGACAGCTGCTCCTGGCAAATACGCTTACACAAGCTGATTTTGCCAGTCCAATGCAAAACAGGGGGAGAACCAAAATAAACAAGCAGCTGGTGAAATGAGTCAAACATCTAGGAAACCAGATAGACTAAGATTATGTCTTAGAAGCTGAGAAACTAAACCGAGGTAAACCGTGAGAAAAGACAGGACttgtgttttgaaaagaaaaccGTGCTCGGTTTCTGCTGTAAGTTAAATCAGATAACTTAATTAATAATAGGTTGATATATTATCTGAAAACTGAGTGCACAGAGTTTGGTTTGGAGTCTATTTACTGCCTCCTATAGGGTGAATTTCACCTGAAAAGTAAGTTTCCAGCTAAAGATTTAAAGCttagtgataaaaaaaaacaatccataaAAATGTGAATCCAGCTGAGTCCAGACTGAGATGAATCACAAACCTGGCATTTTTGGATGCATCTGGACGCAGTATCTTTACTGCTACCAGAAGAGGGCGACCCTTTCTCACATTGAAAGGAAACTCCAAGGTGGGAAGGTCGTGAGGGTTCTCGATTTCACACAGGTGCACCTTTCATGAACAAATGCAGACATTGTTAAAATACAATAACCCTTCCAGGCACCTACACACATAGTTTACAGGTCAAACCTCACCTCCCCAAACTGTCCTTCTCCCAGTTTCTCCTTGAAAATTAGGCACTGGCGCTGTAGCTCTGGCAGCGGAGCAGCGTCGGCTCCAGGGCTTGAAGAGGCCATGGCAGGTACAGCATAGGTGTTGTTACCGCTGACACCCTGCAGACTCACAATGTCTGCCTCAGCATAGTGAGGGACACTGGGAGGCAGTGGGGGAGATACGGGGGGTGAAAGGGAAGGATAAGGAGGGCAGCCAGGATAGGGAGGAGGTTCCTCGTGAGTTGGGTGTAAGCCTTTCTCCATGTCCAAACCACAGGCTGGAGGGAAGAGGACAGACAGGGTGGATGACATGGAGAGTGCACTTTGAGAAAAGAACAACTGTGTAATTAAAACCAGCTTAGTTTTAACTCagttggtgaaaaaaaaaaagaagatgagatCACAAACTCAGACAGCTTGTTATAAAAGGGATCGTTTGGACTGGGGGGATTTTAGTTGACTAACGATTTCAGGGTTTGTGtgcaacactttaaaaaaaaaacaaaaaaaaacacaaaaaaaaaaacaacaacataacttTACAAAGTTCTGTAGAGCCAAAAAAATACACACCtaggatgatttaaaaaaaaaaaaagacgcaaTTcataaaaaagctgaaatgtaatGTGCCCACATTAAGTCTGTCAACGACGCAATTTGTAATGTATATATAATCAGCCTTCCAGATAATTTAGACATTATTTCCTAAAGCCAATAGTCAGACAAATGTATAAAAGCCTATATAGAGCAGTATTTTACAGTGATCCTAGTTTAATTTCTAAATGTCTATGGCATCAAATAGCTGGTACTAGTAAAATTATccacaaataataatacatgtCTTATGATGGAAGGGTAGAGAGTTACAATCAATCTTTATTGTACACTGTATAATTCCATTTCTATTTACTTCAAAACTAAATTACAGTCTACTGGTGTCCTTGCTGAATAAAGTTGTAATTCAACAAAATGTACAACAACTTAATATTCAACAAACACCTCACATGAAGTTCTGGCAGCGCACATCAAGTTATACATTTGTTAGAGTAATAATGGTAATGATAAGAATCTTCCAAGTCCAGTCTAATGCCCACGGTCTCAGCCTGAATAGGAATAGTCAATTTTGTATACTTTCCCCCATATCTATACAAATATGTAACAGAAACTTTTGACACCAGCCTTATAAGCATCTTGTGAAATACATTACCTTTAACATAAACAGTACTTTTCTAAGTGGTAGTTTTGCTACTACACATACACATCTGTGCTAAGCTCACTGTTGATTAGAGATAACAAGCAACATTCTGACAATatttgtatgcatttatttagcAGGTGTAATATTCCACACCTTAATGTTATGTATTATTATGATTTGctaatttgcattaaaaacaaacaaataaacaaggAAATATAAGCCGTTTTTTAGGTttctataaaaaacaaacaaaaaaaaaaacacattgtttgaCAAGTTGCCCAAATATTTTTAGTATGGAAGGTAAATTCAGGCAATCACTGATTTGTTAGGATACAGTTTCTGGAAATCATGAATGTCTGTGCACATTTTGACCTAATCTGTTGGTGGATAGTAGAAATGATTCACAGGTGAGGTTAAAGTTTTGACCTGCTGGTAGTGTTGGATAAGAATCTAGGAGACAACCAAACTTTTTGGTCGATTCATCCAACAATTGTTATATTGTTAAGTGTTCCACTGACAGACAGTCCCATCAACACCCATCAATCCCATCTCTCACGCATGCCTGAATAAAAGTGCCTATTATGTTTTCTCTCAGACAGATAATTTTGAACCTTCATAAAATCCCCCAAATACCAAACT
This window harbors:
- the flot1b gene encoding flotillin-1b → MFYTCGPNEAMVVSGFGRSPPLMIAGGRVFVLPCIQQIQRITLNTLTLNVKSDKVYTRHGVPVSVTGIAQVKIQGQNKEMLATACQMFMGKSETEIAEIALETLEGHQRAIIAHLTVEEIYQDRKKFSEQVFKVASSDLVNMGIGVVSYTLKDVHDDQGYLQSLGKARTAQVQKDARIGEAQYKRDAVIREAHAMQEKVSAQYQNEIEMAKAQRDYELKKAAYDAEVNTKKAESEMAYQLQVAKTKQRIEEEKMQVQVVERAQQITLQEQEIIRKENELEAKVKKPAEAEKYRLERLAEAQRLQLIMEAEAEAESIKMKGEAEAFALKAKGRAEAEQMAKKAEAFKQYKDGAMVDMLLEKLPLMAEEISKPLAAAQKVTMVSSGGSEVGAAKLAGEVLEIMTRLPIAMEKLTGVDISLFAGKTGRVH